The Urocitellus parryii isolate mUroPar1 unplaced genomic scaffold, mUroPar1.hap1 Scaffold_540, whole genome shotgun sequence nucleotide sequence CCCAGGCGGCAGCggcgcccccctggctgccacccccacGAAGACCcacaccctccctcttccttacctCACAgcaagaaggaagcagcagccacagcgagaagatgcagagacaaatccacatacttacagccatctgacatttgaaaaatctgtcaaaactatattttagacagacaaaagacagcctttttaacaaatggtggtaGGAAACTGGATAGCtatgtatacaaaaataaaacagaccccTCTATTTCACCCTATACAAATCCCAATCAACATGGATCAAAGACTCgggaattagaccaaaaactttacaactactagaagaaaacataggctccATAGTCCATCATATAGATACTGACAAgacccccaaagtgcaagaaataaaatgaagaataaatgaatgccataaaactaaaaagcttgtctacagcaaaggaaacaattaagaacatgaagagagagatgacagaaagggaaagaatcttGGCCACCTATTcttctgataggggattaatatccagaagattaaaaaaagctTAGcaccaaatataatataataataataataataatgatgcaatcaataaatgggcaaaagatctaaacagaaacttctcaaaagatgaaacacaaatggccaacaaatatacgaaagaaatgttcaacagcaatcaggaaaatataaatcaaaattacaatacaATGTAATCTcaacccagtcagaatggcactgctcaagaatatgaataataattgctGGCGATGTtggggggggaaaggtacacttgaaCATGGTTGGTGTGACTACTAAACCACTCtgaagagcagtatggagattcctcaaaaacctagagatggaaccaccctatgacctagctatcccactccttggtatttttccagAGAGACATAAGATTGACACACTGCAGGGATATAGCCACCTCAAAGTGTATAGCAGCAAAATTTCAATAGGTaacttatggaatcaacccagatgccaataaatagatgactggaatagaatgaatatatatatatatatatatatatatatatatatatatatatatacacacacacacacacacacacatatacatatacatatatatattcttaatatgtatCACAAttatgatacatacacacacacaatggagttttactcagccataaaaaagaatgaaatgatggtacttgctggtaaatggatgaaaatggaaaatatcatgttaagtgaaattagccaaactcagaaactcaaagtttatatgcagaagctagagtaaaataaggaaaggaggaggtaaggaaaggataatacaaatgaatcaaatattaaataatagacaagtgaaaggaagtctagcagagtggaggaaagggatggagaggggaaggaggatggaagggaaaaagaggagggaaaaatggatatcatgaactaaaatagatttccatgcatgtatgagtttttcaggatgaatgcaactactatgtataactataaagctctaatttaaaaaagaaaaattaataattatgcaGTCAACAGTTAGGACTTTTGAGACAAGCATTAAGCTAGGAGCCTGGGTACACTGACCTCCTCCTTTATCACTCTTATTAACGATGAGGAAAAGGCAAAAACTCACATAGCAATAACTGAACAAATGATGACCATAAATTAAAACTGGTACTGAAGCCAAAAGTCAGGATGATATGATGAAAGAAATGTATGTATTAGGGGAATGAAGTTAGAAGGAATGACATGACAGTTTCTAAGATACAGATGGTTATGGTGCTCTGAATAAAAACTAGCCCAGAAAGCTGACAGTGCTAAGGGGTTGAACAGTCaagacaggaaaggggaggtCATGAAGTATCCTTTCTTGGGTGACCATACAATTACCATTCATGTAGGGGTTCTTTAgagattgaaatattaataataattatacaaggACATGGCATGATCCAGTGCTATCCTGGGCTAGAAGAAATATGGTTATCCTACATATATAGTATACTAACTAATGCTAAATTTATTATCATTGGGaatcactaaattttttaaatgagtaacatgaatcaatatttttaaaagattactctCGCTACCAATAGAGAATGAATCTGAGATCAGAGAACTTCAGAGACTTGCTTGGAGACTAGCAGTTCAGGTAAGAAAAGATAAGAACTACGCTTAGATGGAGATGAGCTGAGGTGGGAAGAAATGTCTACACTCAAAAATATTATGGAGACACAGATTCAAAAACACTTAATGATCAAttagatgtgaaagaaaaaaaagggggtaattcaacaaaatatatcacagaaTTCTCCCTTGAGCACTTGCATTTCTGAGGTTACTACTTCCCGAGATAAAAGCAAATACTCAAGCACAGtttcatagagaaaattaattacaGTTCAGCTTGATATACATTATAACACactcctaaaatatatttaagtggaTGCATCAATAGGCAGTTAGACATTCAAGTCTGGACTACAGAGGAAAGGTTGCAGATATGATTTGAAAGACATTAGCCTACAGCTGATATGTAAAGCTAGCCTAATGTTCCTATGAAGAGCTACAGAACTGATGAAATTTCCCATAGtaggtgaaaagaaagaagaaatatgaactaaAACTGAATTATGGAATACTCTAAGACATATTGAttcagaaaagggaggaggatccAGCAATGGAGACTGAGCAGACAGAGTTCTTAAGAAGGAAAGCCTTGTGGTATCACAAAGCAAGAGTAGAGGGGGATGAGATTTGGGTATGACTAAGTCTCATGCTGGTGGGAAGTtgtatatgacagtgataaacatATCCACTAGATTTGGCAACCCAGTCGCCATGGGTGAGCATGAGAAGTAGACAAAGCTAGCTGACACTTCTCTCACAACGTCCTAccgaaaaggagagaaaataaatgaaaaaaaagaaatcagaaagggaAGAGATCAAGGGATTTCGTTGTAAACTGAACAATTCTCAACTATTTATGCCAACTGTAATAATTTCGtggagaaagaaatgccagctatGGAGGGAATAACTAAACCTTATGAAGGCTGAGGGGCAGCCATGTGAAAGGAAGGGCTTCTCCAGAAGGACACTCCTCCgctgcagcaggagggaggggcaacACTGGCTTTTAAGtggaattttgaatttggtgTTGGGAAAATAAGTAATCTCCCTCTAGTGACTTTCATTTCACTGAGGTCATTAGTTGAAAATGAGGCGATAAGAAGCATGTACAGAAGCACCAGAgacaaaaattatcaattaagCATTAAGGAGATTATAAGATGTAGTGtgctagaaaaatgtgaaatttctggGGTGATGCTGAGTGCCCAATTGGTAATGTTAATCATGAATTTTTAGTGATACCATCTATCTAGctgtgtgattttcctccataatgttttccaactcaattaaattcttattaaatgttcATGTTTATGATTACATTTGCTTTGGCTCTTGAAGaacatataatattcataactgttgtttaaaagttaattgggaccaataaatattcatattctccTTTACTACTTTACCACAAACTATGGTTTTCTTTTATACCAAATCTCTAGACCCTACCTCATAACTTTcaattacagtatttttttaaaagttggggagatcttcattttcaaagattcaAACCTGAGTTAATTCGGAATCCTCTCTTTGACTTGCAACAATTAAATAATCTTGACTGTCTGAAGTAAAATATCTTACTTGGGAACTCTCAGAAATAATGATTGTTTGCACCtgcaaggaagacagaaaagtgggaataaaaatttaaagagtttaaCTCAGAAAGGCACTAAATATTATACTAATGAGTTAGTATTTGATGTTTAAGACTCGATGTTTAAAACTATTCTGATCACTAGGTATGCATATATCATAAGCATACATCATTTCAAGCCAACAAAAATAGCCCCCGTTTAAGATACATGCTACAATTTGTATCAACTTGCAAAAAGTTCTGTTACTCATTAACATAGAATATACATTGTCATCCATTTAGATCAGTCTTacaaatctgaatttcttttaggtaaagcaatataaaatgaagattttgtttttaccagGAATAACTGGAATCCAGATGTGAAGGTATACACACTGTTAACAGAagacttctcttcatttctttctttatgagtaATTACAAAGTAGGGGGAAAGACCAATATTAAAGGCCTCACAAGTTTTAGGATTTTGTATCATTAAATcctagaaaatgagaattacaaaAAACAGTTAACTCATAATGTATCTCACATTtacttgtatatattattttgtgcactgtggaaaaaaataagcaatgtttACCTTTACTGGAATAAAAATCCCTTGCCATCGGTAAATAGTAAATGATGATTTTCTTAACATTATACCATATACTGAATCTTCCAAAGTAAAGAAACACCAGCCAGAAACTGGCTTGtccaaaaaaactttgaaatatggaaaagacaacatccattccccctaaaaaacataaatcattatTTACCAGTGCATAATTCCTTCTCAAACTTATCTgctctaatttgttatttaaacattGAGACTAATGACTTCAATACAAATGAATtccccatggtgtgtgtgtgtgtgtgtgtgtgtgtgtgtgtgagagagagagagagagagagagagagagagagagagagagagagagagagagagacagggacagagagagagagagacagggacagagagagagagagagagagagagacaggggcagagagagagagagacagggacagagagagagagagagaaagaggctagaaaacttaaaaatagtaacttaaaataacaattatggaTAACAAAAGGAGTACTAATACTTCACTCTATAGCCATATGAACTTTCCCAAggtctatttaaatataaatacttgctaactgtaattttaaagggaaatatgctaaaacatgttttatttctttcttttcttttttccagcactggggtTTGGACTCAGGAccctgggcatgctaggcaagcactctgacattGAGCAATAGCCCCAGCCCGTCTCCCACCCTTTAACACACTCTTCTAGTATCTGCAATctactgttttctcctgtatttctCACCAGGTCTCCAAATCCCCTTCGTGAGATCACTCTGCTATCCCTAGCCATTCAATCTGATGCTTTTCAATTTTCAGGCTGggtcttcttcccttctctgtctaGAGCTCCTCTTCTCAGATTGTTAAATCAATGTCCATGACTTTAAAAACAGTAACACATGTCAGATCCCTAAGTCTATCTTGCAGCAGAGAccttcctttgagtataaacgCCTTCTCAAAAGGAACTCAAACTTAAAATGTgctaaaacagatttattttaattccctCACCAAAACAACACCTAGCCTTCTTTCACACATCTCTTAGTCAGTGGCAAGACACTCTATCCTACCACACAAGCTAGGAGTCATCTGGGTCTCACCCTCACCCTTGCACCCAGTTCATCACCTGCTCTAAACTTCCATCATCTGTTGCCCTTTTGCTCATCTCCATGCATCCTCTCTTCTCTGCTATACCAACCAATTCTTTACACGGTCCTATGAAtaacacttaaaaatgcaaacatgatCATACCATACCATCTTCCCCATGCCTAAACCACTCAAAGGTTTTCCATTAACTCTGGGATAAAAGATTGACatccataaaatatttctcaagttcTTCAATGATCTCTGCATCTCCCCTATTTCTGTACTCCCTATTCACTGAGGTTCTTCAATTATGACATGTCCTTTTATGCCTGAGTTTCCTGCCTCTAAAGCTTCCCCCTCGTGTCTCCCAGGTTCCTCCAACCCAGTTCTTTGCATAATTGATTCCTCCACattgatttttacttattattttggtACACTTTAAATTCTAAGCTCCATGAGCTCAGTAACATTCCTAGGCACTCAAATATTCTTggatatagtaataaaattaaatatctgtttcccatttttaataaacCCATAAATTATAATTCATGGAAATAATGTAAATCTTATACATGCAACATTTCTGAGTTacagcatttttttctcataaaaaactaaacatactcatGCCAAGGGCTGTTTCAGATATCGTCTCCCACTGCACACTCACAGCTAAATCAATGCCATTAGTACACGACACATTTAAGTATACCATTCTGTTGGTTTCTTCAATATCTATAGAAGTGGCTCTGAAattgtggaaaacagaaaaagaatataatttctacatatttaaaatatatgtcacaTTACCAGTATATGCTTAATATGCTTCTACATTTATACAACCCAAATGACATGCACAAATTTGatacatgaatattttcaagacaaatgtgtgcttgaaaatattcatttatggagtttttttaagtacaaatgcAACActtataatcagaaaatactgAAGATCAGTAATTTaacattacacattttaaaactgtcttttttgaattttttcacacataaatcaaaaacatctgacaggaaaaaacaggaaattcttagtataagaataaaactaaatctcttaatatactgtatataaatatctgtcagtttccaaaggaaattttataattataatcattttaatatgtttaaagagTAATGTATTTGGATTCAGTGaccaagtatattttatattttttcttgctttttatttctaaaatcacaaaataatgcaGGCCTTTTCCTAGAAGTGTGAAGtatgagaaaataagaattctGATGACACCATTAAGCAGGCCATGGTTAAGTctggaattcattttaaaagtccaCTTTACATAATCACACctcaattttcttttgcattttcttatgtcaaaaattatttcttccttattttcagaagtgacattttcttataaataaattatacctaTTTTCAATAGCAGAAATACTGAACAGCCCCAAAGGGGCCTGATTTTGTAATACTGTTATCAAGGTTTGAACCTGAGCCCCTAGTCTAGCACCTCCCGTCGGATTAAACAAGGTGCAAACAAAATGCTCATCCATTTCTGGTTCTGTGTCTAATACAGCAGAAATGTGCAGGgcctgaaaacaaaataaaaaagtaaagttactagaatagaatatatttgcaaaacacatagagaaatttactaaacattttagaaaccaaaataatgtctttcaaaaaacagcacctcttttttatttaataatggtcCCCATAATGTGATAGCTACTTTTGGGATTTTCATGTTATTACTTTTGGGATTTTCAACACTGTGGTACACTACATGGAagtgtctaaaaaataaatgacatttttaaataacacagaataaaatattaaaatattaaattcatgtcctttttTGGGATACTTTTTTATCCTGCTCTGGCTATATAACTTCATTAATGTCTTTGTAGTCTAGGATTCACCATTAAAAAGCCatggtagaggggctggggttctggctcaggggtagcacttccctagcatgtgtgaggcactgggttgaattctcagcaccacatataaataaataaaggtccattgacaattaaaatatatatattacaaaaaagcCATAGTaggaacaaattagaaaacaacccaaatgttcatcaacaggaaaatggataaataaatggtgaTCTGTTCCACAAAActctattcaacaataaaaaaggatcAGCTACGGATGTCCGCAACCACACAAAAGAAGCATGAAAGAAGCATGAAAGAagctaaacacaaaataatagatACTATAAGGCCCTATTTATACAAAGCTCAAGAATCAGCAAAAATGAGtcaattaaaacattacaaagtggTTTCCTCTTGAAAAGGCAAGATGCCAAAGAGAACCATCTGGGTAATAGTAGTGTTAATATCTTTAATCTGAGTGGAGgtattatgttttggatatgaaatgttgtCCAAAGTCTCATCTGCTCAGAGGTAGACTTTTTGGAAAGTGATAAATCATGatggctctgatctcatcagtagattaatccactgatggctgAATGGACTACTTGTATTAAGTAGGTCACAAGGGATAGAGGTTTTCCTGGAAAGGTCTGGGTTCTCTCTGGCACTttcctcttgctttctgttttccccGGGTGCaataagctgagcagctttcctcaacTCCACCCTTCCACCAAGATGATTCTACCTTGGAGCCCGATGACAcagactgaatcctctgaaacgctaagccaaaataaatctttccccactaagttgttcttatcagtattttgttcatagtgatgaaaagctgactaatacaggtcattatatgtgtgtatactatGTTTAAAATCATTAATCCATATGCTTGGAATTGgtgcattttactatttatatgtcaaaataaaaacgtGGAGCAAAAACAGTTGTGtgagccaaaaatatttaatctaattttctctAATGTTTAATTTACCAAATGAACAAAAGTTTTACTTAAATACACGCcgagaaaaagacacaaaatattacagtaaaaaaattttaaacattttaaattacaaaaaaattattaagagaaaaatgtgaataaagcaatgacaaattttaatatacttcaaatttgaacttttgtatttttcacaatttaagtgtgtctttgaagaaatcaaagattttaaatttggaagaacgtttaaaaaatgaacaaaaaatatgttgaactttacaaaaacttaaaattgagaaagttaTTTGATTGTTAGATGAATTAGTTTAGAGGAAAGGGCtgcaaatgtatttctttttttaaagagagagtgagaggagagagagagggagagagggagagagggagagagggagagagagagagagagagagagagacagagagagagagaatttttaatatttattttttggttctcggcggacacaacatctttgttggtatgtggtgctgaggatcgaacccgggccgcacgcatgccaggcgagccccaaatgtatttctttaaagcaGTATTTTAGCTAGCTTGAAAAATGTCTAAAGATAATTCGATGAACTAATTTAAActtcaactatatttttaaaaataaagtttagtaggaacagaaaatcaatatacaggaatggaaaatatatagaaaaataagttggGAAACTAAACTTATGTAAGGATAGATCACATTCATAATTAATCTCAAATccaggatttttctctttaaaacactATTCCTATTCTCAAACAGTTTGAAGCAGCAGTTACATGCTGcttaattaaaatatagcaaaaagaaaTGACTGACTGAGGCTGGGAGCTTTTTTGGCTTATGCTTTACATATAAAGTGAAGTATACCATTTAAATAagtttggaatttaaaataaaaaaatgtgtatttttattatttccatatttctctatTAATAGTAAATTCCTTCAGTTGCCCTCTATACATATTATATAGTACATTAGCACTTGTCACATAATAATCTAATCGTGTCTTTATTTCTCACCTAAGttggaaatatctttttcttcttttgaggatgcaggaaaaaatattttgtaaatattagaaTTATAAGCTTCATCCTCATTAAAGTTGCATACTGTACCTTGAGTCGAACACCTTCTTCTAATACAATATAGCCTTTGGAAGGAGTCAGGTCCTTGGATTCTGTTGAAGAATTCACTTCCGTGACAATGAACTGAACTGTCACAGTTCCAAACAGTCCTCGTGCAGGTTCCCGAACAAAGTACAAGACCGCAACACTTTCCTGAACATAGAGAGCTGCTGGCTCTCTCAGGAAAAAGTGCTCACTGTTGTTAAATGATAGAACTCCAGGGCCATCAtcattagcaaggatggtaatTACAGctgtcaaaacaaaaatattcaatgataagtgaaaataagaagggctgttATAAATGCTGAAATGAGTGTGGATATTTCATTGGAAAAAAGGTCAACTCTCGACCTCAAGTGATCATTTTAAGagtaccttttcctttttttttaaagagaggtcatttttaaagcattacataaaatttcatattcctttattatatgaaaatactctGCAATCTTAGAATGGAAGGTAGGTTTGTCAACCTGATGTGATGCTACCTCTCAGAAGTCAACAGCAGAGACCAAATTTAATGATGAAACAGTGAAAACATTCCCAGTAAAAACAgaagttaaccaatccctaaaacacaaatgccaaatgtcatctttgatataaggagagcaactaagaacagaatagggaggaagagaatgagaagaagatcaccactaaacagggacgagagggtggagggaaagagagagagaagggaaattgcatggtaaagaaaggagaccctcattgttatacaaaattacatgtaagaggaagtgaggggaaaggggaaaaaaacaagagagagaaatgaattacagtagatggggtagagagaaaagatgggaggggaggggagggggga carries:
- the LOC144252744 gene encoding adhesion G-protein coupled receptor V1-like; this translates as MILDDDIPEGDEKFQLILTNPSPGLELGQQTIAVITILANDDGPGVLSFNNSEHFFLREPAALYVQESVAVLYFVREPARGLFGTVTVQFIVTEVNSSTESKDLTPSKGYIVLEEGVRLKALHISAVLDTEPEMDEHFVCTLFNPTGGARLGAQVQTLITVLQNQAPLGLFSISAIENRATSIDIEETNRMVYLNVSCTNGIDLAVSVQWETISETALGMRGMDVVFSIFQSFFGQASFWLVFLYFGRFSIWYNVKKIIIYYLPMARDFYSSKGFNDTKS